TGAACATAGCGGTGGACCTCGAACAATTCGCGCAGGTCGCCGGCCCAGGCGGGAAACCGGGCGTACCATTCCTCCGCGGCGCAAGCTTCCCCCAATGCGTCGCGGGCCACGAACTCGGTGTAGGCGAGCTCCAAGACGCATTCCGTGCGCTCCGCCAGATCCGGCCGCTCCGCCAATACGTCTTCGGTGCGGACTGTCTCGCCGGCTCGCACCCGACGGTCGAGCGCCGCGCACGCCTCCCGCAGTTGCTCGTCCAGGGAAGCGGCCGTGTCTTCAGGGGGCATAAATGGGGGTCCGTAAATGTGCCCCCCGATTCTATCACGGCCGCTGCGCGACAACATGATTCCCTCGGCGATGCCTGGAGTGCTTTCCAGGACGTGCTGCCGTCTCGTTGCGAAGTGGCGAATCAACTCTCCCTGATGCAATGCCGCAAGTCGGCCAAGTTGTTACAGGGCGACTTGCGTTGCGTTGTGAACCTCCCGCCAAGGGGGTAGACTGACGGAGCGACTCCGTCCCTCAAGACCTCGGTACGCTCGCCCGCGCTTTATGTCTGACTCGCCGTCCGATTTTTCCACGTTGCTGGCGAAGGCACGACAGGGTGACCAGGACGCGCTCGCGCAACTGAGCCGGCAGTACGAACCCAAGCTCCGCATCGTGGCCCGCGTGCTCTTGGGACCCGCCTTGCGTCCGTACTTGGATTCCACCGACCTGGTGCAATCGGTGCATCGCAGCTTGATGCTGGGGATTAAGCGGCAGCAATACGACCTGGCCGGACCGGAAAACCTGGTCGCGCTGGCCCTGACCTTGGTCCGCCGCAAAGTTGCGCGCAAGTGGCGGCGGATGCAGCGGCAACAACGTTTCGACCGCGGCGGCTCCGAAGGGGGCGACCTCGCCCAACTTCTGACGTCGCTTTCCGGCGCGGATAATCCTGCCAGGACCGTCGAATTGCGCGAGCAGGTCGATCAAGTCTGCGCCAACCTCGACGCAACTGAGCGGAAGATTTTCGAACTCCGCTCACAGGGCTACAGCACTGCGGAAATCGCCTGCCAGCTCGGCCTCAATGGCGGCACGCTCCGCGTCCGCATGACGCGTCTACGGCAGCGACTCCGCACAGCGGGCCTGATCGAGGAATGGCTCTAAGCGACTGCCGGCTACGGCGACTGCTGCAGAAGTTCGACCGTGACGTTTCGCGGAAATTGTATCCGAGCGCAGCGCCCAGTCCTTCGTCGGAAAGGGGTGCATTCGGATCGCTGCCGGAGCCGACAAGTGCGCCACCGACAATCCGTTGCGCGACGATCGAGTAGCGTGCGGCGCGCGTGTGAATGATTCTGTGACCGCCAGTAGAACGGCCATTGCGGCATCGAGAACGCAACGTTGCCGGCCAAAGTGGCCATGGCTTGCCAAACGACGGATCTTCCTAAGCCGCTATCTAATCAAGAGCCAGCGAACGGAGTTGAACCGTTAACCCCCGCATTACGAATGCGGTGCTCTACCAATTGAGCTACGCTGGCTAAGTGCTTTTCCCGCTTAGACTTGTTGACGATTCTCGCAAGGCCGTTATCATGCTTGCGACACCCGTTATGACACCTGCGGCAAGTCCTGGGGTACGAAAACCATGCCTAAAGATACCACGGTTGTATCGGGTGGCAAGCCGGGTAAGCCTCACCCGGATTTCCCCCTTTTTGCCCATCAGACAGGGCGTTGGGCTAAGAAGGTTCGCGGCAAGTTGCACTACTTCGGGCCGTGGCGGGACCCGGACGCTGCGCTGGCAAAATGGTTGGCGGAAAAGGACTACTTGCTGGCTGGCAGGAAGCCACCGGCCAATCTGAATGGTCCCACGGTTCGGGATTTGGCTAACCGGTTCCTGACGTTCAAGCAGAACGCCCAGGTGTCAGGCGAGTTGTCACAGCGGACCTTCGAGGACTACCACCGGGTATGCGAGCGCATGCTCGAAGCGTTTGGCCGCGACCGCCGGCTGGACGACGTCGGCCCTGACGATTTCGAGGCCCTGCGGACGTCGCTGGGCAAGACCCTGGGGGCCGTGGCGCTGGCGGCGGAGATTCAACGCTGCCGTGTCGTCTGCAAATACGCATACGATATCGGGCTAATCGAAAGGCCGGTGAGGTACGGCCAGTCGTTCAATCGCCCGAGCCAGAAGACCCTGCGGAAGGAGCGGAATTCCAAGGGTCCGCGAATGTTCGAGGCTGACCAGCTTCGGGCAATGATTGACGCCGCTCGCCCGCAACTCCGCGCCATGATCCTCCTGGGGGTCAACGCCGGATTCGGCAACAACGATTGCGGCACATTACCGGTCAAAGCCCTCGACCTGCTTGGCGGCTGGGTGAATTACCCGCGTCCGAAAACCGGAGTCGCCCGCCGGTGCCCTCTGTGG
This sequence is a window from Planctomycetia bacterium. Protein-coding genes within it:
- a CDS encoding tyrosine-type recombinase/integrase, producing the protein MPKDTTVVSGGKPGKPHPDFPLFAHQTGRWAKKVRGKLHYFGPWRDPDAALAKWLAEKDYLLAGRKPPANLNGPTVRDLANRFLTFKQNAQVSGELSQRTFEDYHRVCERMLEAFGRDRRLDDVGPDDFEALRTSLGKTLGAVALAAEIQRCRVVCKYAYDIGLIERPVRYGQSFNRPSQKTLRKERNSKGPRMFEADQLRAMIDAARPQLRAMILLGVNAGFGNNDCGTLPVKALDLLGGWVNYPRPKTGVARRCPLWPETVMALNEVMSTRKDPKDADDRHLVFITKRRMSWAKPGQDNPICKETVKLLKALGLHRPGLGFYALRHTFATIASESRDQIAVDHVMGHSDRSMSAVYRERISDERLRAVTDHVNAWLFGKSTKHAK
- a CDS encoding sigma-70 family RNA polymerase sigma factor, with amino-acid sequence MSDSPSDFSTLLAKARQGDQDALAQLSRQYEPKLRIVARVLLGPALRPYLDSTDLVQSVHRSLMLGIKRQQYDLAGPENLVALALTLVRRKVARKWRRMQRQQRFDRGGSEGGDLAQLLTSLSGADNPARTVELREQVDQVCANLDATERKIFELRSQGYSTAEIACQLGLNGGTLRVRMTRLRQRLRTAGLIEEWL